The Quadrisphaera sp. DSM 44207 genome window below encodes:
- the argC gene encoding N-acetyl-gamma-glutamyl-phosphate reductase → MVTVAVAGASGYAGGEALRLLLAHPEVEVGALTAGSSAGDRLGEHHPHLLPLADRRLEATTPEALAGADAVVLALPHGASAALVAQLPDDVVVLDAGADFRLADAGAWSAFYGTEHAGTWPYGLPELPLAGGGRGRDALRGARRVAVPGCYPTAVSLALAPGFAAGLLEPDDVVVVAASGTSGAGRKTATSLLGAEVMGSMSAYGVGGGHRHTPEVEQNLSAAAGEAVRVSFTPTLAPMPRGILATCTARLRGSGGGTATGTGAAGSHAAVREAWQRCYADEPFVHLLPEGRWPRTADVLGANAVALQVAVDEHAGRVVVVAAVDNLTKGTAGAAVQCLNLALGLAETTGLPVAGVAP, encoded by the coding sequence ATGGTGACGGTGGCGGTCGCGGGGGCCAGCGGCTACGCGGGCGGTGAGGCGCTGCGCCTGCTGCTCGCCCACCCCGAGGTCGAGGTCGGCGCCCTGACCGCCGGGTCCAGCGCCGGGGACCGGCTCGGCGAGCACCACCCGCACCTGCTGCCCCTGGCCGACCGCCGGCTCGAGGCGACGACCCCCGAGGCGCTCGCCGGGGCCGACGCGGTCGTACTCGCCCTGCCCCACGGCGCCTCCGCGGCCCTCGTCGCGCAGCTGCCGGACGACGTCGTCGTCCTCGACGCCGGAGCGGACTTCCGCCTCGCCGACGCCGGCGCCTGGAGCGCCTTCTACGGCACCGAGCACGCCGGCACCTGGCCCTACGGGCTGCCGGAGCTGCCCCTGGCCGGCGGCGGGCGCGGGCGCGACGCCCTGCGCGGCGCCCGCCGGGTCGCGGTGCCCGGCTGCTACCCCACTGCCGTCTCCCTCGCCCTCGCGCCCGGCTTCGCCGCCGGCCTGCTCGAGCCCGACGACGTCGTCGTGGTCGCCGCCAGCGGCACCTCCGGCGCCGGGCGCAAGACCGCGACCTCCCTGCTCGGCGCGGAGGTCATGGGCTCGATGTCCGCCTACGGCGTCGGCGGCGGCCACCGCCACACCCCGGAGGTGGAGCAGAACCTCTCCGCCGCCGCGGGGGAGGCGGTGCGCGTCAGCTTCACCCCGACCCTCGCGCCCATGCCGCGCGGCATCCTCGCCACGTGCACCGCGCGGCTGCGCGGCAGCGGCGGCGGCACGGCCACCGGCACCGGCGCTGCCGGCAGCCACGCGGCGGTGCGCGAGGCCTGGCAGCGCTGCTACGCCGACGAGCCGTTCGTGCACCTGCTGCCCGAGGGGCGGTGGCCGCGCACGGCCGACGTCCTCGGCGCCAACGCGGTCGCCCTGCAGGTGGCGGTGGACGAGCACGCCGGGCGCGTCGTCGTCGTCGCCGCCGTGGACAACCTCACCAAGGGCACCGCGGGCGCCGCCGTCCAGTGCCTCAACCTCGCCCTCGGGCTGGC
- a CDS encoding SDR family NAD(P)-dependent oxidoreductase, translating into MSAPPPARTALVTGASSGLGRIIAAGLARAGLAVAVHGRDAERLAATAADVEGAGARCAVVTADVTDVEQVRAAVDRAEAALGPIDLLVSSAGVIEAEEVPLWEADPQQWRTVVEADLLGPFHCARAVVPGMLERGGGRVVDLNSGAGVKDNALYSAYGAAKAGLFRVGGALHAAGYERGLRAFELAPGVVRTPMTAAMPVHEGRTEWTEPEDVVALVVAMARGQLDPWSGRMLRAGVDTAPALRERAAAGLPERARTLGLLPYGPDDPLA; encoded by the coding sequence ATGAGCGCGCCGCCGCCCGCCCGCACCGCCCTGGTCACCGGGGCCTCCAGCGGTCTCGGCCGCATCATCGCCGCAGGACTCGCCCGCGCCGGGCTCGCGGTGGCGGTGCACGGCCGGGACGCCGAGCGGCTGGCGGCCACCGCCGCGGACGTCGAGGGCGCCGGCGCCCGGTGCGCGGTGGTGACCGCCGACGTCACGGACGTCGAGCAGGTGCGCGCCGCCGTCGATCGGGCCGAGGCCGCCCTCGGCCCGATCGACCTGCTCGTCAGCAGCGCCGGGGTGATCGAGGCCGAGGAGGTCCCCCTCTGGGAGGCCGACCCGCAGCAGTGGCGCACGGTCGTCGAGGCCGACCTGCTCGGGCCGTTCCACTGCGCCCGCGCCGTCGTGCCCGGCATGCTCGAGCGCGGCGGCGGGCGGGTGGTCGACCTCAACTCCGGCGCCGGGGTCAAGGACAACGCGCTGTACTCCGCCTACGGCGCCGCGAAGGCCGGGCTGTTCCGCGTCGGCGGCGCGCTGCACGCCGCCGGGTACGAGCGCGGCCTGCGCGCCTTCGAGCTCGCACCCGGCGTGGTGCGCACCCCGATGACGGCGGCCATGCCGGTGCACGAGGGCCGCACCGAGTGGACCGAGCCCGAGGACGTCGTCGCGCTCGTCGTCGCGATGGCCCGCGGCCAGCTCGACCCCTGGTCGGGCCGGATGCTGCGCGCCGGGGTCGACACCGCCCCGGCGCTGCGCGAGCGCGCCGCGGCCGGGCTGCCCGAGCGCGCCCGCACCCTGGGCCTGCTCCCCTACGGCCCCGACGACCCGCTCGCCTGA